The window GGCTGTCCGGGGTCATCGGGGCTCACGGGCATGCGCGAGCGCTGAATGGTTGCCCACACGACGAAGACGACGGCGACCGCGACGAAGAACAGAGTGGTCTGTCGGTCCATATCTCACTTCATGGTTTGCCGGACAGGCGCTTGCCGTCCGCGGCTCTGTGATCTCCTGCTGTCAATGTCTCCGGGAACCGGGTCGTATCCGCCTGGATGCCACGGATGGCATCGCGCGATCCTGCGCGCAGCCAGACGCACGCCAGCGGCAAGCCCATGCACGCGGATCGCCTCGCTGGCGTACTGCGAGCAGGACGGTTGGAACCGGCAGCTACTCCCGAGCACCGGCGAAAGCAGCAGTTGATACGCGCGGATCGCCCCGAGCGCGACCTGAACAGGCAGCCGCCCCAAACGCTTCAGCGCCACGACTCGTCCTCTGTCCGATGGGGGTCTGGGGACCGCGATGCGAGGGCACTTCGGGTCGCCGGATCGTGTCCCGAAGAGCCTTGGGAGCCACGGTCGGAATCGGGTCGCCTCGGGTACCTGGGCACTCCGGAGCGATGCTGTGACGAATCGATGAGCTTGGAGCGCAACAGGAGGTCACGAAGCAGTCGGCAAGCCTCTGGCGCCGCGAGCCCGAGCGCGCCGCTTCGCACGACGATCACGATGTCGTACCCGGACACGATCTGGGACTCGAGTGTCCTGATCGCTTCCCGGATCAGCCGCTTTGCGCGGTTCCGCTGGACGCTCTTGCCGAACTTCTTCGTGGCGGTCATCCCGAATCGTGTTGCCGGAGCCGGCTCGCCGACTGCGCTCTTCGCGGGTGCCACATGGGCGGCGTAGGCGCGATTGGTGACCCGGAGCCCGAGTCGGTAGACCCGGTCGAACTCCCACTTCGCCTTCAGCGTGTCCAGAACGGCAACCCCTTTAAGGTCCGTAGCGCGCGATCTCGACGCCTCGCCGCCACTCCTCGAGCGAGATAGTGCCTTTCTGGTACGCGTCGAATCGGCTCAAGTCGGCACGCATGCTCAGCCACGGAAGGAATCCGGCGCTGGTCGCCAAGGCA is drawn from Candidatus Poribacteria bacterium and contains these coding sequences:
- the yidD gene encoding membrane protein insertion efficiency factor YidD encodes the protein MPVQVALGAIRAYQLLLSPVLGSSCRFQPSCSQYASEAIRVHGLAAGVRLAARRIARCHPWHPGGYDPVPGDIDSRRSQSRGRQAPVRQTMK
- the rnpA gene encoding ribonuclease P protein component, which gives rise to MDTLKAKWEFDRVYRLGLRVTNRAYAAHVAPAKSAVGEPAPATRFGMTATKKFGKSVQRNRAKRLIREAIRTLESQIVSGYDIVIVVRSGALGLAAPEACRLLRDLLLRSKLIDSSQHRSGVPRYPRRPDSDRGSQGSSGHDPATRSALASRSPDPHRTEDESWR